From Apium graveolens cultivar Ventura chromosome 9, ASM990537v1, whole genome shotgun sequence, the proteins below share one genomic window:
- the LOC141686466 gene encoding gibberellin 2-beta-dioxygenase 6-like, with protein MYASDPNPPLLANYAQLVCRSGEALGDVGHKPQVVMKECELPLIDLGALRNGNEVEKAACMEAICKASSEWGFFQVVNHGISLDLLRLMRKEQKKLFESSFEKKSTCGLLNNSYRWGSHAATNPKQLSWSEAFHVPLIKISEESCYGDFYSLRGVMEEYAGEMQKLAKMLANVLVKNMGEGKEMNKSCDESTCFLRLNRYPVCPYGPEVFGLVPHTDSDFLTILHQDEVGGLQLMKDSKWIAVKPNQDALIVNIGDLFQAWSNDIYKSVEHKVMVNRKVERYSIAYFLCPSGESVISSYKEPAVYKKFTFGEYRSQIQQDVKKTGHKVGLPRFLN; from the exons ATGTATGCTTCAGACCCAAACCCTCCTCTCCTTGCAAACTATGCTCAACTTGTATGCCGTTCGGGCGAGGCTCTTGGAGATGTTGGCCACAAACCTCAAGTAGTGATGAAAGAATGTGAGCTGCCATTGATAGATCTTGGTGCTCTAAGAAATGGAAATGAGGTTGAGAAGGCTGCTTGTATGGAAGCAATCTGTAAAGCTTCTTCTGAATGGGGGTTCTTTCAAGTGGTGAACCATGGAATAAGCCTTGACTTGCTAAGGCTGATGAGGAAAGAACAAAAGAAGCTGTTTGAGTCTTCTTTTGAAAAGAAATCAACTTGTGGTTTGCTCAACAATTCTTATAGGTGGGGTAGCCATGCTGCTACTAATCCCAAACAACTCTCTTGGTCTGAGGCTTTTCATGTTCCACTCATTAAAATTTCTGAAGAATCTTGTTATGGAGACTTTTACTCCTTGAG GGGAGTGATGGAGGAGTATGCTGGGGAGATGCAGAAGCTGGCAAAAATGCTAGCAAATGTGCTTGTGAAAAACATGGGAGAAGGAAAAGAGATGAATAAGAGTTGTGATGAGAGTACATGTTTTTTACGCTTAAATCGCTATCCGGTTTGTCCCTATGGTCCTGAGGTATTTGGTCTAGTCCCACACACTGACAGTGATTTCCTCACCATTCTTCATCAAGATGAAGTTGGAGGACTTCAACTCATGAAAGATTCGAAATGGATAGCTGTTAAACCTAATCAAGATGCACTCATTGTCAACATTGGCGATCTTTTTCAG GCATGGAGCAATGATATATATAAAAGTGTGGAACATAAGGTGATGGTGAATAGGAAGGTGGAAAGGTACTCCATAGCCTATTTTTTGTGCCCGTCTGGTGAGTCTGTGATCAGCAGCTACAAAGAGCCTGCTGTTTACAAGAAATTCACATTCGGTGAATACAGGAGTCAGATTCAGCAGGATGTTAAGAAGACGGGACATAAAGTTGGTCTGCCAAGGTTCCTCAACTAG